Proteins encoded together in one Onychomys torridus chromosome 1, mOncTor1.1, whole genome shotgun sequence window:
- the LOC118588950 gene encoding T-cell-interacting, activating receptor on myeloid cells protein 1-like has translation MIPRLLSLLCLRLCVGQSDIPDNGPPPKPSLSAWPSSVLPTKSSVTMRCRSPAPSEYFIFKKDGFVLDSGKPYDLTKKMAEFHIAELQQNDGGYYTCESYSKWPNGTRTQPSDALLLLVTGYLLKPSLQAYHRGTVPAGSQVILQCQKAGSVLRPIRFALLKEGRSAPVQMRSSTGTVLDFSLLDVTARDSGKYSCVYYQAKAPYRASDPSNPLEVSVTVQ, from the exons ATGATCCCTAggctcctttcccttctctgcctcc GGCTGTGTGTTGGGCAATCAGACATTCCGGACAATG GGCCACCTCCCAAGCCCAGCCTCAGCGCCTGGCCCAGCTCAGTGCTTCCCACCAAAAGCAGTGTGACAATGCGATGTAGGAGCCCTGCTCCAAGTGAATACTTCATCTTCAAAAAGGACGGTTTTGTTTTGGATTCTGGGAAACCATATGATTTGACAAAGAAGATGGCTGAGTTTCATATCGCTGAGTTACAGCAGAATGATGGAGGATATTACACCTGTGAATCCTACAGCAAATGGCCCAATGGCACCCGGACACAGCCCAGTGATGCCCTTCTCCTATTGGTCACAG GGTACTTGCTTAAGCCTTCCCTCCAAGCCTACCACAGGGGCACAGTGCCTGCAGGAAGCCAGGTGATATTGCAGTGCCAGAAAGCAGGCAGTGTGCTCAGACCAATAAGGTTTGCATTGCTGAAGGAGGGACGCTCAGCTCCTGTGCAGATGAGGAGCTCAACAGGAACGGTGCTTGACTTCTCTCTTCTGGACGTGACAGCCAGAGACTCAGGGAAATACAGCTGTGTGTACTACCAGGCAAAGGCTCCCTATCGGGCCTCAGACCCCAGCAATCCCCTTGAGGTCTCTGTGACAG TTCAGTGA